Genomic DNA from Salinibacter pepae:
CCATCGCGTCACTCGTCGCCTGCCTGTTCGGTCCCGTGGTTCTCTTTGTTTCCGACATGCACTTTGGGCGCGGGGCCCGCTCGGCGGAGCGGACGAAGGAGGCGGCGCTCGTCGAGTGCCTGAAGGCCCACGCGTCGGCCATCGACCACCTGTACCTGCTAGGCGACGTGTTTGACGGGTACATCGAATACCGCCACCTTGTCCCGAAAGGGTTCGTTCGGTTCCAGGGCCTGCTTGCGCGCTGGACCGATCGGGGCATTCCGGTGACGTACCTGCTCGGCAACCACGATCCGTGGCACCAGGACCACTTCTCGGAGGAGTTGGGGGTCACGCTCGTTCCCGACTCGATCGAGGCGACCCACTTCGGGCGACGCCTCCACCTCGCGCACGGCGACGGCCTGGCGGCGACCGACCCGCCGCGCTCCTGGGTGCGGGCCCTGCTCCGCCACCCGGTGCCGGTGCGGCTCTACCGGGCGCTGCTGCCCGCGGACATCGGGCTTGGCCTGGCGCGCTGGGTGAGCCGGCGGCTCCACGACCCGGACGCGACGGACGCGGCCACGCCGGCCCGCCTCCGAACGCAAGCCCACAGGCTCCTTCGGCACGAGGCGCTGGACGGGGTCGTGCTGGGGCACGGCCACGAACCGGCCCTGGACCGCGGCCCGGACGGGGTGTATCTCAACACCGGCAACTGGTACGAACGACGGACCTTTGCCCGTTTGGACGAGGCGGGGCTGCGCCTCCAGCACTGGAACGGCACGCGCGCTCAGGGCATTGAATCCGTTCCGTCGTGACGGGGCGCACCGGCCCCGTTCGCCTGTTCTTTTGTACCGGCCCGCTGGTCCATGTCTGAGTGGTCCTATTCCGACGAAGAGCTCGATCAGTACTTCCGTGACCGGTCCGCCCGGGAGGGCAATCGACCGGGGGAGGGCGCGTCGGGGGACGAAGAAGACGGACACGGGCGTCCCACCACCGGCTTCCGGGGCTTCTTTCACCGCCGGATCGCGGACCCGTGGGCGGCCCAGGCCGCCGCTGTGCTCTCCGTCCTCACAGGGATGCTGGCAATTGGGGTGCTGGCAGGCGGTACGTACGTCTGGACCCTGACCGACGACATCCCGTCGACCGAGCGCCTGGAAGACCCCACCATGCAGCTGGCCACCATCGCCTACACGGCCGACGGCGAAGAGCTGGCCCGGTACGCCCGCCAGAACCGCTCCTGGGCCCCCTACGACAGCATCTCGTCCCACGTCACCGACGCGCTCATCGCGACGGAGGACCAGCGGTTTTACCAGCACTGGGGCGTGGACCCGCAGGCCATCGTGGCCGCGGTGGCCGACATCCTGACCGGCAACTTTCGGGGGGCGTCGACCATCACGCAGCAGCTCGCGCGCAACCTGTACAACGAAGCGGTGGGGCGGGCCGTCACCATTCCGCGCAAGGTCCGAGAAATGGTGACGGCCGTGGAGCTGGAGCGGCGCTACACGAAGCGGGAGATCCTGGAGATGTACCTCAATACCGTGAGCTTTGGGGGAAACGTGTACGGCATCGAGTCCGCAGCCCGGACGTATTTTGGGCGGCGCGCCGCGCGGCTCGATCCCCTCCAGGCCGCCACCCTGGTCGGGATGCTGCGGGCGACCACCTACTACAACCCGGTGCGAAACCCGCAACACGCGAAGCAACGGCGCAACGTGGTCCTGCGGCTGATGCGGGAGCAGGGCGCCATCAGCGCCGCCTACTACCGCGACCACGTCGACGACCCGGTCCGGGCCGACTATCACTCCTCCCGCCTCTCTGCGAGCCTCGCCCCGTACTTTGCCGAGCACGTGCGCACCACCCTCTCGGACTGGGCCACGGACGAGGAATACAGCGACCATCCCCTCCACGGCCGCGACATTTACGGCGACGGGCTGCGGGTATACACGACCCTCGACTCCAAGCTGCAAAAGCTGGCCCGAGCGTCGGTGGAGCACAACATGACCGCGCTCCAGAAGGTGGTGGGCTACCAGTGGAGCGAGCCCTCGCCCGGCCTCTACAGCAGCTCGCTGGAGGACTACCGGTCGCTGACGCCCGGGGAGGACTACGAGCCGTTCGCCCACTTCTGGGCGTCCAACCCCGAGGTCCTGAACGACTTCATCCGCCAGACGACCCGCTACGACACGCTTCGGGCCCGCGGGAGGGGGCCGAAGGCGGCGGTGGACCGGCTCCGCGACGCCCCGTCGTTTCTCGACTCGCTGAAGGCGGCGAAGAGCCGCCTGGGGGCGGGGCTTGTTTCCCTCGACCCCCGGAACGGACACGTAAAGGTGTGGGTGGGGGGGCGCGACTTCGAAACCGAAAAGTACGACAAGGTCGGGACCGCCCGGCGGCAGCCGGGGTCGACGTTTAAGCCGTTCACTTACACCGCCGCCATCGACAACGGCTACTCCCCCTACGACACGCTCCTCGACAGCACGTTTACCTGGAAAGACGCGGGGGCGGACACGACGTGGTCCCCCCAGAACTACGACGGAGAGTCCTCCGGGGAGATGCTGACCCTGAGCCAGGGGCTGGCCAACTCCAAAAACACGATCACGGCCCGGCTCGCGCTCGACCTGAACCCGCAGACGGTCACCACGTACGCCCGCCGAATGGGCATTCCGGACGAAACCCTGAAGGCGGTTCCGTCCATCGCGCTCGGCACCAGCAACGTGCGGCTGCTCGACATGGCCGCGGGCTATAGCACCCTGGCGAACGGTGGGCTCTACAACGAGCCGGTCGCCATCACGCGGGTCGAAGACCGGTACGGCAATGTGCTCTGGGAGTCGTCGTCGAGCCCCCGAGAGGCACTCTCCAAGCGGACGGCCTACACGGTCGTCGACATGATGCGGGGGGTGATCGACTATGGCACCGGCGTGCGCATCCGCACGCAGTTCGACCTTGGGGAGTACGATCTGGGCGGAAAAACGGGGACCACCGACCGGGCGGCGGACACGTGGTTCATGCTCATGCACCCCGAATTGGTGAGCGGCTCCTGGGTGGGCTTCGAAGACCAGCGCCTGACCTTCCGGACGGGCTTCTGGGGGCAGGGGGCGCACACCGCGCTCTTCCTCGTCGGCGACTACTACCGGCGCATCACCGAGTCGGACACGGTGTCGCTCGCAAACACGTCGTTCCCGCTGGTGGAGGGCTACGGCGCCCCGGAGGACACCACCGGCAGCCCGAACGGCGGGCGCGTCGGGTGGTAGGAATCGCGGGCGAATTTCGAGTTGCGATTTTTGAAGGGGCGGTTTCCGGTCCCCCCTTGTGATTCGGGCAGCGTCAAGCAATTCCGTCCGGACTGGAGGCGTCTTAAGCAGAGTGCTGAGCGCGAGTGCGACCGCGGACTCCCGGGGTGCGAAGCGGAGCCGATAGACCTCCTCGGGTGGGGCGATAACGCCGGATGTGAAGAGATTCACTCCGAAAAGACGTCTTCGCTGCGCTCCGGGTGCTTCGGTTGTTCGGCAGCCCTCTCAGAACGACGCGTCCTTCGTGGCTTTGAAGGACCTCTCGATCGTGCGTCCTGGCATGGTCCCCTTCCCATTCGTCCCTCGAAATTCGTAATTCGACACTGTGACGCTGCTGCACACCGCGGACATCCACCTGGGGTTCAAGACGCACGGACGGCGCGATCCGGACACGGGCCTGAACACGCGGCTCCTCGACGTGCGGCGCTCGTTGGAGGCCGTGGTCCAGCGCGCCCTCGACGCCGACGTGGACGCGTTTCTGTTCTGTGGGGACGCCTACCACACCGCCGACCCCACCCCCACACAGCAGGACATTTTTGTCCAGTGCCTCCGGCCCCTCGCCGACGCGGACATTCCGGTCGTGCTGATCGTGGGCAATCACGACCACCCCGTCACGTTTGGCCGGGCCTCGTCGCTCGACATTTTCGACCACATCGCCGGCGCGGTCCACTGCTACCGCAAGCCGGCGCCCAGCGTCCAGGTCCTCGACACGAAAAGCGGGCCGCTTCAACTCATCCCGCTGCCCTGGCCCATCCGCAGCCAAATTCTTGCGAGGGACGAGTACCGCCGCATGTCGCCGGATGAGATTCGGCAGTTCGTGGAGGAGCACTACGTGACCTACGTCCAGCGCCGGGCCGCCGAGATCATGGAGGAGGAGACCGGCATCACGCCCGAGGGCACCGAGCACGCCCTGTCGCCCGACGTGCCCACCGTACTGGCGGGACACGTGACCGTGCAGGGGGCCGCCCTGTCCGGCTCGGAGCACACCACCACGATCGCGTCGGAGCCGAAGTTTACCGTGGGGCAGCTTGCCGTGCGTCCCATCGACTACGTGGCCCTGGGCCACGTGCACCGGCCGCAGAATCGCAACGAGGAGGGCCATCCCCCCGTCGTGTATTCCGGCAGCATCGAGCGCGTGACGTTCAATGAGGCCCAGGAGGACAAGGGGGTTCAGTTGGTGGACATCGACCCGGCGCGCGACCCGGGGACCCAGACCACCTTCGTGGAGACGCCGGCCCGCCCGTTCGTCGCGGTTTCGGTCGACGCCCGGGACGCGGACGCCCCGACCGAGCAGGTGCTGGCGGCGATCCAAGAGCGCGATGTCGCGGACGCCATCGTGCGGGTCCGGTACCGCGTGCGGGAGGAGCAGGTGGCGCAGGTTGACCCTGAACGGCTCCGGGAGGCCCTTGCGGCCGCCGACACGGTCGCCGGGATCGAACGCACGGTAGACCCGGCCGACCGCAAGCGCCGGACGGCCGTCACGCGCGAGTCCGGACTCGAAGAGGCGGTGCGCCAGTACGTGGGGCAGCATGACGAGCTGTCCGGACTGGAGGAGGACCTCGTGGAGACGGCCCTGGCGCTCGAGGCGGGGCTGGAGGCCGACGAGGCGAACCCTGGGTGAGCACCGCTCCCCACCGGGCACCTAAGGCGACTCGTGAGCCTCTTCTTACCCCCAAGGCGATCGTGCCGAATCTGTAATTGACACCATCGCCCCGAGGCACGGTTGAATGTTCGCCCACCTACCTCCATGTTATGGACATCCCATTATTCATTCCGTGCTCGAAACTGGGGACGTACGGCTGTACAGGGCGTACGGACAGTTTCGCAATCAACGCATCAAACACCCGTGGATATCGAAAATCGTACTGTAGTCGTCCCGCGAAAGGAAGACACGACCAAGGAGGAAGAGCCCGTCGAAGTGTGGCCGCTGGTTGAGGCGGCCCTCGACAAGGTTGACGCCGACCCGACCACCTACCAGGCGGCCCAAGCGGCCATGGAGGTGAGCGATGGCTGTGCAACCCTGGCCAACTTCTTGATCAGCCAGGCCGAGCAGGTCGAGAAGATGGACTACCGTTTCAAGGTCCCCCTGGTTGTGCTCGGCGCCAAGCTTGCCCGCGAGGACGACGGTTCTACGACCATTTACGACCCCGGCGAGGGAGCCTTTCACTTCGAGACCGACGATCACCACTTTGCCTTTGAGGTCTACGAGGACTGGACGGTCGACTGGGAAGAGGTGACCGACCGGATCGAAAAGGGATACAACTGGGACGGCGTCGAGAAGCAGGTCTGGGCCCTCGACTGGCTCATGGCCTATCTTGAGGTTCCCTCGGACGACTACATGGTCGACGACGAAGGGGACGACGACGACCAGTATTACAGCCGCATCTGACGGCGGCTGACGTCCTTCGTGGTCCCGGCCCCACGCCGTCCGCCGTACCGCTCTGGGGGGAGTGCTTCCGAGGGAACACCCGTTCTGTACCTGTTCCGGCCAAACAGCCAAACCAGCCCCCCGGTTGCGCCCGAGATCAGTTCGGCGCCGGCATGAGGTGGGTGCGGAGGTCCAGCGGCTTCAGTGACTGAAGGGCCGCCCGGGCTGCGGCCGTCTCTTCGAAAAGCCCGTACACGGCACTGCCGGACCCGGAGAGGGAAACGCAGGCCGCGTCTGTCTCCTGCAGCGCCGCTCGCGTCGCATCAACCGCTGGCTCCGCCGCCGCTACGGGCGCTTCAAAGTCGTTGGTGAGAACCTGTCCCCAACGGGATAGGTCATTTGAGAGCACGAGACGCCGTAGGTCGGGCCGGTTGGCCTCTGTGGGGGAGACCCGGTCGTAGGCCCAGGGGGTGGCGACAGCGACAGACGGCACGGCGATGAGT
This window encodes:
- a CDS encoding UDP-2,3-diacylglucosamine diphosphatase, encoding MVLFVSDMHFGRGARSAERTKEAALVECLKAHASAIDHLYLLGDVFDGYIEYRHLVPKGFVRFQGLLARWTDRGIPVTYLLGNHDPWHQDHFSEELGVTLVPDSIEATHFGRRLHLAHGDGLAATDPPRSWVRALLRHPVPVRLYRALLPADIGLGLARWVSRRLHDPDATDAATPARLRTQAHRLLRHEALDGVVLGHGHEPALDRGPDGVYLNTGNWYERRTFARLDEAGLRLQHWNGTRAQGIESVPS
- a CDS encoding penicillin-binding protein 1A, yielding MSEWSYSDEELDQYFRDRSAREGNRPGEGASGDEEDGHGRPTTGFRGFFHRRIADPWAAQAAAVLSVLTGMLAIGVLAGGTYVWTLTDDIPSTERLEDPTMQLATIAYTADGEELARYARQNRSWAPYDSISSHVTDALIATEDQRFYQHWGVDPQAIVAAVADILTGNFRGASTITQQLARNLYNEAVGRAVTIPRKVREMVTAVELERRYTKREILEMYLNTVSFGGNVYGIESAARTYFGRRAARLDPLQAATLVGMLRATTYYNPVRNPQHAKQRRNVVLRLMREQGAISAAYYRDHVDDPVRADYHSSRLSASLAPYFAEHVRTTLSDWATDEEYSDHPLHGRDIYGDGLRVYTTLDSKLQKLARASVEHNMTALQKVVGYQWSEPSPGLYSSSLEDYRSLTPGEDYEPFAHFWASNPEVLNDFIRQTTRYDTLRARGRGPKAAVDRLRDAPSFLDSLKAAKSRLGAGLVSLDPRNGHVKVWVGGRDFETEKYDKVGTARRQPGSTFKPFTYTAAIDNGYSPYDTLLDSTFTWKDAGADTTWSPQNYDGESSGEMLTLSQGLANSKNTITARLALDLNPQTVTTYARRMGIPDETLKAVPSIALGTSNVRLLDMAAGYSTLANGGLYNEPVAITRVEDRYGNVLWESSSSPREALSKRTAYTVVDMMRGVIDYGTGVRIRTQFDLGEYDLGGKTGTTDRAADTWFMLMHPELVSGSWVGFEDQRLTFRTGFWGQGAHTALFLVGDYYRRITESDTVSLANTSFPLVEGYGAPEDTTGSPNGGRVGW
- a CDS encoding metallophosphoesterase family protein — translated: MTLLHTADIHLGFKTHGRRDPDTGLNTRLLDVRRSLEAVVQRALDADVDAFLFCGDAYHTADPTPTQQDIFVQCLRPLADADIPVVLIVGNHDHPVTFGRASSLDIFDHIAGAVHCYRKPAPSVQVLDTKSGPLQLIPLPWPIRSQILARDEYRRMSPDEIRQFVEEHYVTYVQRRAAEIMEEETGITPEGTEHALSPDVPTVLAGHVTVQGAALSGSEHTTTIASEPKFTVGQLAVRPIDYVALGHVHRPQNRNEEGHPPVVYSGSIERVTFNEAQEDKGVQLVDIDPARDPGTQTTFVETPARPFVAVSVDARDADAPTEQVLAAIQERDVADAIVRVRYRVREEQVAQVDPERLREALAAADTVAGIERTVDPADRKRRTAVTRESGLEEAVRQYVGQHDELSGLEEDLVETALALEAGLEADEANPG